A segment of the Prochlorococcus sp. RS04 genome:
CTCTTTTTTATTTTTATTATCCTCTCTAAATACATCAAGATAGCCATTTAATTTTGCATCCAATTTATAGTTGCTTGGCCTATCTCCCTCAATAGTTACTTTTGCATTATATCTACTACTGAATTTATTAAAGTATTTTTGCAAGTTAAGATTGTCGTCTTGCTGATTACTATTTTCAATAAAATTTTTTATAAAGTCGATTTTCTCCTTAAATGATTTATTATTGTTATTTATTTCCAAATTATCCAAAATATTCGATTTACTTATGGGAATAACTTTTTTATTATCAAAGTTAAAAATATCGACCGCGGTAAGGATAGTCCAACTAGTGCTTACATTCGTGAATTCTGAATTAATAAAATTATTTTTATTTGAATCATATTCGACTTCAATCACTCCTCCATCAATTGGATACAATGAAGAATCTATATAAAAATAATTATTATTGAAACTGAAATTAAATAATGAATTAGCTAGATTAATATTTCTATATTTACCTAAACTCCAAGCAAGTCTTCCATCAAGAGATGACTGGTCTAAAGAAATTGATCCCTCACCATTAATAATTCCATCGATTCTATCGAATTGATTTTTGTTTAAAGATAATTCAAGTTCATCAAGAGGAAAATTATCTGCTCGCCAGTTATAACTATCATCATCTTTGACTATACCTAAAGTCCCTTTATTTGAGTTAAAAACTCTTATAAAATTTGCATTATCTAGTTTAAGATCAGAATCAAACTTAATTGAAAGAAATGAAGGGATTGGAGAATATCTATTTTTCATATTAAGCAGAAATTCATTGTTTTCATTTTTGATATCTCCCTCCCATGTTTCTCTAATGCGGATACCTTTAAAGTGCGGATAATCAACATTAAAGTTTATAGAAATATCAGGATCAGTAATTTTTCCTTTTAATTCTCCTTTCGCAGTAATGAAACCCCTTATATCATTTTTTCTGAAAATATTTAAATTAGATAATTGAGTTCTATTTATATTGAAACTAGTATCTAAATCACCAAAATTAATTCCTCTTCTATCAAACCAATAGGGCATATTACCCGATAATTTGATATCTGGATTCAGGCTATTAATGTATCCAATACTTCCTATTAAATCAATATTATTCGAACTATTATTTAATGGTACATTGAGATTAAAATTCGAAGTCAAAGTTCCATAGTTTAATTTTTCTGTATTGCCAATTAAATTATTATCTTTACAAAAAAACCTAGTTGAATCTGAATTTATATTCTCTGCAAAATCTTCTGGTTTTATTTTTAAATTAGAAAAAGAAAATCTTCCTTCACAAAATGTACGCTTTGATGATTTATTAAATTTAAAGTTAGATTTAAAAGTACCCTTTTTAAAGCTAATTTTTCTATTACCAATAATATATTCAGAATTCTCAAGATCTAAACCCTCAGAAAATAAAACCAGTTTTAAAAAGTCTTGATTTAACTTTGTATTAAATTTAAGTTTTAAAAAACCCTTTTCATCAAAATTTGATTTTACATTTGCAATGATTTGTCTATTTCTTGACTTGTAAATAACATTACCTTTTACTTTTGTTTTTAATCCCGCTTTATTAATCTTCAGATCTGAATATTTATTTAAGATAAAGTTCAATTCATACTTTGATTGTGATTTTTTTGTGATTCGATCATTTTTATAAGATTCGTCCCTTTTAAAAAAATCTCTATCTATATTTATAGCTGCTGTCTTAGGACTTATTTTTAAAATCCATTTTTGTTTTAAAAAAGATTTAAAAGGCATAATGCCCACATATACATTCTTGGCTGTAATTTCAGAATCTATATTTTTTTTATCGTTAATTTTTGAATTACCTAAAGAAATACCTAAAAATCTAATCCCGACATAATCACCTAAATCAACATTTTTGTCTAAAAGATACTCAATACTTTTTTCGAGTGCTAATTTCCTAGAACTATAAGTTTCTTTTAAAAAATTATTTAATAAAAAAGTGCCTAAAAAACCTAAAGGTAAAAGCATCCCTACCAAAAGAATCTTAGTATTTAAATTTAGAGATCTAATTTTTTTCAAGTTAGAGCCCAAAAATAGAGTAGGCTTACAAAATATAAGAAATTAATCAGGTCAAAGCCACTAAATGTCTTTTTTTGAACTATTAGAGAACACACCCAAATTTTTTGGATTCTTTGGAATATTTCTTTTCATTTGCACAATAGCAGCTTTTATATTTAATTTTGGTTTTAAATTTAGAATAATTGGAGCAACTATCTTTTCATTGTTGCTTTCTTTGAGTAGTTGGGCATTTATACAAAGTTACTCCGAAAACGTTGAAATAGAAGGTGCAAAATATGTTCCAATTGTTTATGACAATGGGTTCGATTTGATTATTGCTAAAGCAGATGATGAATTTCCAGAAGAATCTATCGAACCAACTTTAGAACAATTATCGGAAAACTTAAGGAAAGGTAGCAGATCTGGTGCGAATGTAAAAATCAAGATAAGAAAACTTGAAAAAATTTCAGATGGTATAAGTAAACCAGTGGTTATAGGAGAAGTTAATAAAAATGTCAAAATGAATTAGTTTTTTAAAAATGGAAAGTAAAACTTTTTTAGATTTTTTGCCAACTAATTTTAGACATGAGAAATCTTTTTTTATTCAAAATAATCTAACTGACTTTGAAAAATTAAGTAATCTTTCGGACTTAGATATAAATCAGATTCAAAGAAAATCCTCACTATGTACATTGAATAATCTAAAGAAAATTAGAGCTATAGCTATTTTTAAAAAAGAAATTGGAATTTCTCCGCCGCAAGCATATCTTCTTTTACATTGCGGAATATCTTCTATAAAATCATTATCACTATCTACTCCTTACGAATTAGAACGCAAAATTGGTAGATTAGAAAGAAGTCTTAGAGTAAAAACTGAGACAGATATAACATTTATTCTCTTAAAAGAATGGATCAAAAAAGCTAGTCAAAACGACAAATCTATTGGAAATCTTGGATAAAAAAATTTTTTAATGTAGAATTTAGAAAAAGTTAGTGATAATGAAACCTTTGTTATTTTTTTTATTTTTGTTTTTCAACTCTTTATGCCCTGTTTTAAGTCAATCTAACTTATTGGAAACTGTAAAAAAGAATCCAAACGAAGCTAGGAATTTATGTAATAAGTTTAAAGATTTTAATTCTAAAGGTATTTCAGCTAGTTCAGATAAAGTTATAGAATATGTATCAAACAAAAAAAAGTTAACTCCCGTTAACGCAGAAATATTTTCTATTTACGTCATTGGGCTGCACTGCCCAGACATTATCTAAAGCCTAAATGTCTGGTTTAAAATGGTTTGACAAGTCTCTAGTCCTTAGAGATGGAGTAAGACTTATATCAAGGATTTGGTTACCTAATAGTAATGGGCCATGGCCTGCATTATTGATGAGACAACCATATGGAAGGGAAATAGCCTCAACTATTACCTATTCTCATCCAGAATGGTGGGCTTCCAAAGGGTATATGGTAATAATTCAAGATGTTAGAGGTATGGGTTCGTCTGAAGGGGTTTTTAATGGTTTTTCTCAAGAAGCTAGCGATACTTCAGAAACACATGAATGGGTAAGGTCTCTAAAAGAATGTAATGGAAAACTTGGCTTATATGGTTTTTCATATCAAGGATTTACTCAACTAACTGGTGAATTAAATTCAAAGCCGCCCGATTGCTTATCTCCAGCAATGACTGGAATGAATATTAAGGATCATTGGTGCTCAGATGGAGGAGCATATTGGTGGCATAACAATATTGTTTGGGGACTTCAAATCGCAGCACTGAAAATGAAAAGAGAAAAAAAATTGCTTGAGTGGGAAAAGATAAGATTAGCCTTAGAAAATAAAAGTTATTTAAGGGAAGGAATTGATATTTTAAAAAAATATGATCCAAATAGCTTTGTTTTGGAATGGCTTAAAAATTTAAATATTGCTCGCCCATTTCAAGAATTTAAACCAATTTCAACTTGGATTAAACAACCTATGTTAATTATTGGAGGACTATGGGATCCACATTTAAAAGGTGCCTTTGATCTTTATAAGATATCTAAAGAAGCTGGTGGGAACCCTGAGATTATTATTGGGAATGCGACACATCTAAACTGGTGGAAGGGATCACAAGAATCTTTATTAAAATTTTTTGATAAACATTTAAAATCAGATGAAAAATTTAATTCTAAGAATTATAAAGACGAAAAAAAAATATGGAATATTTCATTAAATAAGTGGGAAGAATTAGATAATAAATTTCACCCTGAATTTATTTTTGGACTTAAAAGCGATGGCATAGCAAATGTAGAGGTTGAAGATGGAAGTCTGACCATAAATTCAAAAGGATCAGGATGGTTCACAATTGTTAATGACCCATGGAGAC
Coding sequences within it:
- a CDS encoding DUF2518 family protein, with translation MSFFELLENTPKFFGFFGIFLFICTIAAFIFNFGFKFRIIGATIFSLLLSLSSWAFIQSYSENVEIEGAKYVPIVYDNGFDLIIAKADDEFPEESIEPTLEQLSENLRKGSRSGANVKIKIRKLEKISDGISKPVVIGEVNKNVKMN
- a CDS encoding translocation/assembly module TamB domain-containing protein produces the protein MLLPLGFLGTFLLNNFLKETYSSRKLALEKSIEYLLDKNVDLGDYVGIRFLGISLGNSKINDKKNIDSEITAKNVYVGIMPFKSFLKQKWILKISPKTAAINIDRDFFKRDESYKNDRITKKSQSKYELNFILNKYSDLKINKAGLKTKVKGNVIYKSRNRQIIANVKSNFDEKGFLKLKFNTKLNQDFLKLVLFSEGLDLENSEYIIGNRKISFKKGTFKSNFKFNKSSKRTFCEGRFSFSNLKIKPEDFAENINSDSTRFFCKDNNLIGNTEKLNYGTLTSNFNLNVPLNNSSNNIDLIGSIGYINSLNPDIKLSGNMPYWFDRRGINFGDLDTSFNINRTQLSNLNIFRKNDIRGFITAKGELKGKITDPDISINFNVDYPHFKGIRIRETWEGDIKNENNEFLLNMKNRYSPIPSFLSIKFDSDLKLDNANFIRVFNSNKGTLGIVKDDDSYNWRADNFPLDELELSLNKNQFDRIDGIINGEGSISLDQSSLDGRLAWSLGKYRNINLANSLFNFSFNNNYFYIDSSLYPIDGGVIEVEYDSNKNNFINSEFTNVSTSWTILTAVDIFNFDNKKVIPISKSNILDNLEINNNNKSFKEKIDFIKNFIENSNQQDDNLNLQKYFNKFSSRYNAKVTIEGDRPSNYKLDAKLNGYLDVFREDNKNKKEEFSIDLEGGLLKGNGSLKIKKIPLSASNIFLNQPRDFLGGLDMDLFYNLDDKSFLSQISSNNSSIKNNKLLFEKGIIEFDNSVFDIDFSLLVNDSKIPISFKGSIPINKSDNLDLRLIGNGKFIELLDIFAADYFTFKEGDVNLRMILKGTQNKPTLNGFVVIKDSEIDFFNNSLKGINSLMIFDFDSLEINNLQAQSEDYGDLFIKGSLPFYSKNDSEKAEINLITKRFNLKKDNFNFLIDSDLDLRGSFESPILGGFLSFNNGFINLNSTNQNDKKGKNLILKEDEKDWPELYWNKENNIEIISNETILNSVLLGENLPNYLDNLSFNNLKLKLGPDFKLQYSEIVQAYLDTKLDLTLNGVVGKDLNARGLIYLRKGRANLYTTPFKLDKNKDNYILFASRSGVVPFINFSLVSKVPDSIIPINENNQDLNISGDVAVDATSSGNGSFGIGNSRLIKIEASYEGFLDQLSFADENKRIQLRSTPSYNRSQIIGLIGGNSANLINRAFISQLNNADAFSERFQLSLYPALIENNDSLNNIFSNENLDIENDGQSSSNEEFSSQAWVAEIGLDITDTINFAFQTVPGRDDISPLGILTFQANPNLELLGSYDLNGDWKSQVQLFFRY
- a CDS encoding CocE/NonD family hydrolase, which encodes MSGLKWFDKSLVLRDGVRLISRIWLPNSNGPWPALLMRQPYGREIASTITYSHPEWWASKGYMVIIQDVRGMGSSEGVFNGFSQEASDTSETHEWVRSLKECNGKLGLYGFSYQGFTQLTGELNSKPPDCLSPAMTGMNIKDHWCSDGGAYWWHNNIVWGLQIAALKMKREKKLLEWEKIRLALENKSYLREGIDILKKYDPNSFVLEWLKNLNIARPFQEFKPISTWIKQPMLIIGGLWDPHLKGAFDLYKISKEAGGNPEIIIGNATHLNWWKGSQESLLKFFDKHLKSDEKFNSKNYKDEKKIWNISLNKWEELDNKFHPEFIFGLKSDGIANVEVEDGSLTINSKGSGWFTIVNDPWRPTPSDGGHLGPNPGKFNRSFIDKRLDVGVFQTNSFEKDQYLRGVPTLEIQVKSDQPNFDICLALSLVEEGNEKVNQFSTGFLRVKNSKISEECIYQITMQPTNICLIKDSKLRLSISSSAYPAIGVNPGFGEENVGAPSANHRVITLSFSLNKTFMKMNPFFYK
- a CDS encoding DUF4332 domain-containing protein gives rise to the protein MESKTFLDFLPTNFRHEKSFFIQNNLTDFEKLSNLSDLDINQIQRKSSLCTLNNLKKIRAIAIFKKEIGISPPQAYLLLHCGISSIKSLSLSTPYELERKIGRLERSLRVKTETDITFILLKEWIKKASQNDKSIGNLG